AACTCCTTCGAACTCTCTGCACTCACACTGCTAACTTCTCCAACGGTTCTTCCCACTTCTTCTTTCTCCTCGGCTAGATGCTTCTGAAGGAACCCACTCAAATCTGGCCGAGCATTGAGCTCCCCCCGCAATGCAGCTTCAGCCTTCGAGAACCGATTCTTCCTCAAGAATTCCAACACCACATCCACCGAGTCCACCATCTCCCAGAAAGAAGAGACCGCCTAAGAAAAGCCTGCTAATCAACCAAAACGAGAGCAGAAaagagtttctttttattttcttgctCGTGCTTCCCTTCCCACCAAAAAAAAACAGATAGATCCTCAACAAATTGCAGGCAAAACCGTAGCCCTAGCTTTCAAGAACCACATTTTTTAAATGTAAAGAACCCACGGTCGGTGAATCCAGCGGCCAATCCACCTCGGGATCGGAGCCGGACACGAACCATGGAGTCCCATTCTGAACCCTAGCGTCCGGAACCGAGTGCCGGGGCGAAGGGAAGGGAAAAGGTAAGAGTTTTTTGAGCAAAGACGGGACGTGGGAAGAAGAGACTCACGGATCGAGGAGCCACGGGCAGGAGGCGGGCCCCGGCAACCTTCGGCGGTGGCGCTGAGGGGAGGCGAGGCGTTCCCGCGGCGGAGAGCAGCGCAATCCCGCGACATTaagggcggaggaggagggggatgGAGGTGTTGGAGGTGGACGGCATTTGGGATGGCTCGATTCGATTTGATTTCGAGGACTGCGCTAATTGCCGATccaacaacagcaacagcagcagcagcagcagcagcaacggaaTATTATGTccgaataatttttataataatttatggctggcaggctttttttttttaatgtcccgggaatttttttaatgaatattccTTTTTAAAATAAActcctgatttttttttctttttaatatttttgttttaataaattaaataaatatttttcgtttttatttttttttatttaatacttTTTTCATCTCTAATACCCAAAATATCCATTGTCATCCCCTCTATCCCATTGTCACCGTGAGACCCGTTGCTTTCCATCGGGATGCAAATTAACATCCTTCGATTGAAGTAGTTGAAGGGATACTAAATCTTTTTCAGAATTTCGATTACGAGGGTCTTGGCCTAAAGGCTATTGAATAAATATTATGAATTAGATCGATGTCTACATATAGTCACGACAATATTGATGTTGTGCTTATGCATTTGGGTTTATGCTTTCATTGGTTGAGTCGTTATGCTTATAAACGATACTATCACCTATTTGAACTTTAAAAGAACTCATGATTAATGTCAATccatattaaagataaaaaaaaggaggtggtacgattatttaggatattagaaaaaaaaatctaaaaacttgGGCACTAGgagtattttcaagaaaaatcatCCGATAATTAATAGCCCATATTTCAGTAATGCATCTTTATAGAAATGATTCAAACTAATTTTAGAATCAACCATCATTTCTTTGTTTGTAAACCAATgaataatatgatatttatatttaaaataacagTTCAACATTACAATTATGTTCAATATTAATAGCACCTAACATTTTCATTAATGCGTTGAAATGTCCGAAGGatagtaatattttttaaattaatcatAATTTGTCTTGTTTGAAGATGAATATTTTAtctttctaaataaataaataatagttCAACATTAAAATTAACTCTAGGAACGTATCGATAACATCTAACACTTCGTCAGTGCGCTAAAATTAACTTGATATAAACGTAGGTAGGTAAACAAATAGATAGATTTTACTACTTAACAAGTTAAATGTTTCGTAGCAATCCTCAGTATCATCGTAGGGTTGTTTGTTTTAATCTCGTAATAAGATTCGATAAACACAACATTTTTGTCTCTACATTAATTGTTATTAAAAGGAAAGAAGACGTGGGCTACACCATTTATTAATTCATTATATATTATACTTATTTTCGATTCAATCTCTCTACATCTTGATGTAATGTATGATCGATTTGATGTCGAGATAGCAAAGAGGAAGATCTTATGGAATTGACTTGAGGTAGAACGCACAGCAGATGCAAACTCAGTGGCTTGCATCAACATCATGCTTGTTGATTAACCTCTTAGATTTGCATACAGAAAAGTAACTGAGTCGTAGTTGCATAGATCCGATGCTATCTTTAGTTCACAGCTCTGCAGTTCCGGCGTATCTCTCCTGCAGAACCAGTGAGGGGGCTGATGCTGCCCATCTTGATCATGGAGATCAGGAAGTCGCTGAAGAAggcgctgctgctgttgctgtagATCTGCACCAGTCCCTTGGTGGCCGCCACCCCCTCGTCGCTCGAGAACAACCCCTGGTCCGACGACAGCAGTCCCTTCTGGCTCAGCAGGTTCTTGAAGTAGTGGTTGTCGAACGCGTCGGTGGAGTTGCGGTCGAGCGCCGTGGTCGCGTTCCCGTCGCTGCTCTGTGAGCAAAGGCCCTGCAGGTCGGCCGCCATGCTGGAGTCCAGCGTCGGGTCCACCGACTCGGTCGTCGAGAAGTTCGACAACCGGTTGTTGAACGTCACGCACCGCGCGAGGCCGATCGTGTGCCCACCTGCATGCGCGTCCACATGAAGCTTCGCCATTAGGTCGAACACAAGAGCGGCAAGCTATATAAGATGCTGATCATAGAGTTGATGGCGAACCCGACAAGGCGACGACGTCGGTGGTGTTGAGGCCGACCGCAGCAAATTTGGATATGATCGTGTTGATGGAGTCAAATGGAGAAGGAAGGTTACTGTTAGCTCCTGTTTGGTTGGCTACCAACCCGTCTCTTCTTCCAAGTAGGACTTTCCATGTAGGACCACCGCTCTGCATTCATGCAGACCCATGAATTCATGGATAGCGATCCACTCTCGCCAAGAAGTATTACATATACCGAGGAATGCGATGGAGGACTTACCAACACGACCGAGTCTCTTGCTGCTATGGCAAGTATGTCTGCACACGAAACAGTTCCATTGCACTCATTCTCCACAGCCGTCTTTATGCTGTCGACGACATCGAATCCCCTCGCGGAGTTTATATTCGGGAAAGCAAACTTCTCACCATCACTCCCATCCAGTAGAATCGAGCCATCGCATCCCTGCATGACGAGGGAAACACATCACTCCAGAGTAGTCGTAGAATCAAATAATACAATAGAGTTCAAAGCTCACATTCACAAAGCAATCATGGAAGTGGAGCCTAAGAAGAGAAGCTGCCATCCTCATCTCATTCTTAAGGGCATTAACAACCACACGTCGCACCACCTTGAACACATTGGGGCAGCTCGTAACATAGAAATCAGTGGTCAACTGTGAGCTCACACCCGTGCTCAGACACAACACCATCAAAACCACGAAGAGCGAAGGGCTGCAAGTAGTATATGTGAAAGCCTTCATCTTCTCTAGCTGTAAACACACAACACGATGGCGAGTTCCGGTTCATGTCATACTGGGATAACTTGGATTGATATTTATAGAACGAACGAAGAGAATAAGCAAGCAATGTAAAATGGAGGCTGTGCTTACTTTTGCTTTGTGGATCGAGGTGGGGCGAACGTAAGCTCGCATAAACTCGGGTTGTAATGCGGTCCTCTTGGATTAGGGAGTAAAATAAGGTCCACAGAAAGGAAGATAGAGATCAGGAGAGCTGGTTTCTTGCCATCTTCCACTGGTTCATGTAGTGGTGCTACATTTATCCAAAATACTTAACAAGTTAGTGCCCTGAAAAGATCAACGCTGGGTTGCTTTGGCTGCGGGTTACGTATACGATTTGGCAGTAGCATGTTGCAAACGTGCTTTGAATAGTTCCAGCACGTTTCGGATATCTACTGCAGCCATGCAAAAGcttttctacttcttcttcttcgtatCTTTTATGCTAATCTTCACTTTCCGTGACTACCGGTGCTAAGATTAAATGGTTGTGCCGTAGTCGTAACCTTAGGATCCATGTAAAGCTTAAACCAATAGAAATCGAATCAACTTAACTCATAAGCTACTGTAATAACATGATGAGATTTGAGTTGCATCACCATTAAGCTTAAGCTGACAGAAAGTATACCTCGCATTTAAGTTCCACAGGGCATTAGAGAAATCGTGCTGGATAATATGGTCTTTGACAAGAGGGTATTTGCCGTGGAAGAATTGCAGTTTGGTACGactgataattttatttatttatgtttattACGATCGATAGCCAACAATGTCGCTTTGGCCGAGTGGTTAAGGCGTGTGCCTGCTAAGTACATGGGGTTTCCCCGCGAGAGTTCGAATCTCTCAGGCGACGACATAATTTTTTCCCCCAAACCCGTATGCCTAATCCTGACATCCATTTCTGCAATCCGAGATTGGTAGTGATGTGATCACCAAAGGTGCGCTGCAGCTATGGCCCCTCTGCTGGCCAACAGGCTGCAACCCTCAGCCACAGCGCTCCCTACCTGTGTTTATTGTCGCTTGACATGATCGAAATAAATTagaatatttattattgaacGTCGTGTCTTATTTGCTGTTTTTTTATACAAGGattaatttatttcatttatggaaTAAAATCTCGTTTATACGTTTAAATGTTTGGTAAATAGAGCATGATTTACTATTGTAGTTTTATGTTCTTAAGGTTGGCGATGCTCTAATTAAACATCACCAAGTTTCCATGAGTGAACATATTTTAAATGTTAATGATGTCTTAAATAGAACATCAAAATGTTTCTATAAATATTATTGACCAAAATGTTTCAACGTTCCCAACATCAAAATTCAAATCCACCCGCCCGTTGCGACCCGACCCCACCCCAACTGCTGACAACTCCGCAGTCGGACACCAACGCCTCATTCAAATCCACTTTAACTCCCATAACAATTCCGATTCCCGCTCATTTCTCACCAGCTTCCCTCTTTGGTGTTGAAAAGGCGGCCACTCCCCCCTCGCTCGTCCTCTCGTCTCATCCTCTGCCTTCGCCGAAACCCTAGCCCTTTCCGCCACCCAACTCCGATCTCGCCTGACCTGATATATGGCGATGACCACTGCGGCGGAGGAGAGGCGGTCCCGGCGGTCGAAGAGGGCGGCTGCGGCGGACGGAAGTGTCGGTGCCGCAGAGCCCTCTGAGTCCGGGAGTAAGAGGAAGAGACGCGCCACCGGGGCTGCTGTCCTGGCGCCGGTCCTGCATCAATCGGCGGAGACGGGGCGCGGGGAGGGCGAAGAAGAGGTATGTTATCGAGCCGAGGATGacgaggaggagatggagagTAAGGAGGAGTGTGCCGAGAGTCGGAAGCAATCGCCGAAGAAAAGGATGGGGCATAGCAAGAAATCCAATAACGAAGAGCGGCCGGAGAGCTGCTTTGTTGGGAATCCTATTCCGGAGGCTGAAGCTAAGAAGCTGTGGCCGGAGAGATACCAAAGGAAGGTACGTCGAAGGCGATAAATTGTTTGTTTATACGACCGTACAATAATTGGGTAGACGTTTTACAGTTCTTTTATTGACGAT
This Musa acuminata AAA Group cultivar baxijiao chromosome BXJ1-2, Cavendish_Baxijiao_AAA, whole genome shotgun sequence DNA region includes the following protein-coding sequences:
- the LOC103976746 gene encoding peroxidase 59; translated protein: MKAFTYTTCSPSLFVVLMVLCLSTGVSSQLTTDFYVTSCPNVFKVVRRVVVNALKNEMRMAASLLRLHFHDCFVNGCDGSILLDGSDGEKFAFPNINSARGFDVVDSIKTAVENECNGTVSCADILAIAARDSVVLSGGPTWKVLLGRRDGLVANQTGANSNLPSPFDSINTIISKFAAVGLNTTDVVALSGGHTIGLARCVTFNNRLSNFSTTESVDPTLDSSMAADLQGLCSQSSDGNATTALDRNSTDAFDNHYFKNLLSQKGLLSSDQGLFSSDEGVAATKGLVQIYSNSSSAFFSDFLISMIKMGSISPLTGSAGEIRRNCRAVN